From a region of the Vagococcus coleopterorum genome:
- a CDS encoding aromatic acid exporter family protein, protein MQIKIGMRTIKTAVCAAIAIMLANFFHLASPTAAGIIALLSVTNTRRSSLETGIFRITSMVVATIVAFVCFNLIGYNAIAFGFFLLFFIPLAVRGNMSEGIAPSSVLVTHFLIAQEMTWGLVGNAFYLLFIGVGVAWVANLLLMPDSTKELEEGQKVIDEKIRQLLTGLSFYLGHPQATNSCDRYLSSLIETIDQSETKAHQHNDNKLLEDDIYFADYFSMRRLQVNILEKMNRLVKEVSESEVKVDVSEIQELFLETATALSEDNDTAELQNHLGRVLNDYREADLPATREEFEMRARLYLLLNEFDRFLNIKMDFHEEQQGNH, encoded by the coding sequence ATGCAAATTAAGATTGGGATGAGAACAATCAAGACAGCAGTTTGTGCTGCTATAGCGATTATGTTAGCGAATTTTTTTCACTTAGCTAGTCCAACTGCGGCTGGAATCATTGCTTTGTTAAGTGTCACGAATACCCGCAGGTCGTCTTTAGAAACAGGAATCTTTAGGATTACCTCAATGGTTGTGGCAACAATTGTCGCCTTTGTCTGCTTTAATTTGATTGGCTATAATGCGATTGCTTTTGGTTTCTTTCTGCTGTTTTTCATTCCTTTGGCGGTTCGAGGGAATATGTCTGAAGGAATCGCACCTAGTTCAGTATTAGTGACGCACTTTTTGATTGCTCAAGAGATGACATGGGGGCTTGTAGGTAATGCCTTTTATTTATTATTTATTGGTGTAGGAGTTGCTTGGGTGGCTAATCTATTATTAATGCCTGACAGCACAAAAGAATTAGAAGAAGGGCAAAAAGTCATTGATGAAAAAATTCGTCAATTACTGACGGGATTAAGTTTTTATCTAGGTCACCCACAAGCGACTAATTCATGTGATCGTTATTTATCGAGTTTGATTGAAACAATCGATCAATCAGAAACTAAAGCGCATCAACACAATGATAATAAATTGCTAGAAGATGATATTTACTTTGCAGATTATTTTTCGATGCGTCGTTTACAAGTGAATATTTTAGAAAAAATGAATCGTTTAGTAAAAGAAGTGTCTGAATCAGAAGTAAAAGTTGATGTTTCAGAAATTCAAGAATTGTTTTTAGAAACAGCCACAGCTTTATCGGAAGATAATGACACGGCTGAATTACAAAACCACTTAGGACGCGTCTTAAATGACTACCGTGAAGCAGATTTGCCAGCTACAAGAGAAGAGTTTGAAATGCGCGCACGTTTATATTTATTATTAAATGAGTTCGACCGTTTCTTGAATATCAAAATGGATTTTCATGAAGAACAACAAGGCAACCACTAA
- a CDS encoding ABC transporter permease, with the protein MKKRALYKSILRELKQSKARFFSILGIILLGVSFYAGIKATGPNMLKTAENYYVEQQLMDQRIMSPLGLTKDDLAEVKGLEAVDQVEAVYSKDISLADVNRVIRFMSYDKKDRLNRPVVNEGRLPQSKNEIVLDQLAKDLEDYQIGDKVDIPSEDGEGLSEMSFEVVGFVNSPMFIEKMGRGTSAVGKGSVDYFALIGKECFTEDIYSDIYLTYKNTKDLKAYSDDYKEAQEKSEKQLKAVLANREDRRLAEVRSQLEKGQTELAPSKQQIELAEIQIQQAKNQLEQLKQVPGLDSTTAEKEFLDSESTFNKQKADLEQAEKSLIDQEKGLAKLADSDVYYYLTRDDSPGYTEYQENAKRLSSIATVFPVFFFLIAALVCLTTMTRMVDEKRGEIGTLKALGYSNFDISLKYIIYAILASLIGSGLGLLIGYHVFPKIIIDAYGNLYNTPSAEVSYYWSYTLQSVIVALLCTVLSALVVLRYDLFSSPATLMRPKAPKAGKRIWLERLPFIWKGLNFNQKVTARNLFRYKQRMFMTVFGIAGCMALMITGFGIKDSISDVVDLQFNKIWHYQGVVAFDSEADQSADEDYQAALDKLPKASKTLSVAQSNFDVSVKGKAPQAVTLNTPEQLEGLSDFILFNDRQSGKKYQLTDDGAVINEKLAKLFDLKVGDDLPLKDNNGVIKTAKIAAVVENYAMHFAYVTPTYYEEVFGEKPTPNSQLLLLKDKPSEEEEERISEELMATDKVINVTFLSETSRAMDDTISSLNVVVWVLIISAALLAFIVLYNLTNINISERIRELSTIKVLGFYNREVTMYVYRENNILTVLGIIVGCFIGKFLHGFVLATAEVDMLMFSPTIHGVSYVYAAILTVFFSLVVMFFMHRKLKKVDMIEALKSNE; encoded by the coding sequence ATGAAAAAGAGAGCTCTTTATAAGTCAATCCTTAGAGAACTAAAACAATCTAAGGCTCGTTTCTTTTCGATTCTAGGAATCATTTTGTTAGGGGTGTCTTTCTATGCAGGAATTAAAGCAACAGGACCTAACATGTTAAAAACAGCTGAAAATTATTATGTTGAGCAGCAGTTAATGGACCAACGTATTATGTCACCGCTAGGGTTAACCAAAGATGACTTGGCAGAAGTTAAGGGATTAGAAGCAGTCGATCAAGTTGAAGCGGTCTATTCAAAGGATATCAGTCTAGCTGATGTTAATCGTGTGATTCGTTTTATGTCATATGATAAGAAGGATCGTTTAAATCGTCCTGTTGTGAATGAGGGACGTTTGCCCCAAAGTAAAAATGAAATTGTCTTAGACCAGTTAGCTAAAGATTTAGAAGATTATCAAATTGGAGATAAAGTCGACATTCCGTCAGAAGATGGTGAGGGATTATCTGAAATGAGTTTTGAGGTAGTGGGGTTTGTTAATTCTCCCATGTTCATTGAAAAAATGGGCCGTGGGACCTCTGCCGTAGGAAAAGGCTCAGTTGATTACTTTGCTTTAATTGGAAAAGAGTGTTTTACGGAAGATATCTATTCTGATATTTACCTTACTTATAAAAATACTAAAGATTTAAAAGCTTATAGTGATGACTACAAGGAAGCGCAAGAAAAATCTGAGAAACAATTAAAAGCGGTATTGGCTAACCGTGAAGACCGTCGTTTAGCAGAAGTCCGTAGTCAGTTGGAAAAAGGACAGACGGAGTTAGCGCCATCTAAACAGCAAATAGAATTAGCTGAAATTCAAATTCAACAAGCTAAAAATCAGTTAGAACAACTGAAGCAAGTGCCGGGATTAGATAGCACAACGGCTGAAAAAGAATTTTTAGATTCAGAATCAACATTTAACAAACAAAAGGCTGATTTAGAGCAAGCGGAGAAGTCGTTAATTGATCAAGAAAAGGGATTAGCTAAATTAGCTGATTCAGATGTTTACTATTATTTAACAAGAGATGATAGTCCAGGTTATACCGAATACCAAGAAAATGCCAAGCGCTTATCATCCATTGCGACAGTCTTTCCCGTGTTCTTCTTTTTAATAGCAGCATTAGTCTGTTTGACTACGATGACACGGATGGTAGATGAAAAACGTGGTGAAATTGGGACGTTAAAAGCCTTAGGTTATTCCAACTTCGATATTTCATTAAAGTATATTATTTACGCAATCTTAGCCAGCTTGATAGGTAGTGGTTTAGGTTTGCTGATTGGTTATCATGTGTTCCCTAAAATTATTATTGATGCTTATGGCAATTTGTACAACACGCCATCTGCTGAAGTGAGTTACTACTGGAGCTATACGCTGCAATCGGTGATTGTCGCTCTATTATGCACGGTATTATCAGCTTTAGTCGTGTTACGTTATGACTTATTTAGTTCACCAGCTACGTTAATGCGACCCAAAGCACCGAAGGCGGGTAAACGGATTTGGTTAGAACGCTTACCATTTATTTGGAAAGGTCTGAACTTTAATCAGAAAGTGACTGCTCGTAATTTATTCCGCTATAAACAACGGATGTTTATGACAGTCTTTGGAATTGCTGGTTGTATGGCGTTAATGATAACTGGATTTGGGATTAAAGATTCCATCTCTGATGTCGTAGATTTACAATTCAATAAGATTTGGCATTATCAAGGGGTGGTCGCTTTTGATTCAGAAGCAGACCAATCAGCTGATGAAGATTATCAAGCAGCCTTGGATAAGCTACCTAAAGCTAGCAAAACCTTAAGTGTGGCTCAAAGTAACTTTGACGTTTCGGTCAAAGGAAAAGCCCCGCAAGCAGTGACATTAAATACGCCAGAACAGTTAGAAGGATTGTCTGACTTCATCCTCTTTAATGACCGTCAATCAGGTAAAAAGTATCAGTTAACAGATGATGGTGCAGTGATTAATGAAAAGTTAGCCAAGCTATTTGATTTGAAAGTGGGGGATGATTTGCCACTTAAAGATAACAATGGTGTCATTAAAACAGCTAAAATCGCAGCCGTTGTGGAAAATTATGCCATGCATTTTGCCTATGTTACACCGACCTATTATGAAGAAGTCTTTGGTGAAAAACCAACACCTAATTCCCAACTGTTACTGTTAAAAGATAAGCCAAGTGAAGAGGAAGAAGAAAGGATTTCAGAAGAGTTAATGGCAACGGATAAAGTCATCAATGTGACCTTCTTAAGTGAAACTAGTCGTGCTATGGATGACACGATTTCAAGTCTGAATGTGGTGGTCTGGGTCTTGATTATTTCGGCTGCATTATTAGCCTTCATCGTGCTCTATAATCTAACTAATATTAATATCTCTGAACGAATTAGAGAGCTATCTACTATCAAGGTTCTAGGTTTTTATAATCGTGAAGTGACAATGTATGTCTATCGTGAGAATAATATTCTGACAGTTTTAGGGATTATTGTCGGTTGCTTTATTGGTAAGTTTTTACATGGCTTTGTCTTGGCAACGGCCGAAGTGGATATGTTGATGTTCTCGCCGACAATCCATGGTGTCAGCTATGTTTACGCAGCAATCTTAACAGTCTTCTTTTCATTAGTCGTGATGTTCTTTATGCATCGTAAATTAAAAAAAGTCGATATGATTGAAGCGCTAAAATCAAATGAATAA
- the nagA gene encoding N-acetylglucosamine-6-phosphate deacetylase: MTKYIKADKFFLKSGVVGPGYMAIDGQHFGEFLSTVSMDVEIIDYTGKWIAPGLVDTHIHGYLNHDIMDADAEGLKIISDALLSCGVTSFLPTTLTSSRELLTDVAKTIGEVAGTEPGAKIQGIYFEGPFFTEKYKGAQNPSYFSDPSMEIFNEWQAASGGLIKKIALAPERDGVPEFVEELTKQGIVVALGHSDATLDEAQKAVEAGASVFVHAFNGMRGLHHREPGMVGATMSLNNVYAELICDGHHVHRKAMDVLIKAKGHDHIALITDCMMAGGMPDGNYMLGEFPVVVAEGTARLESGNLAGSILKLKEALKNVVDWDLANVEQAVRMTSLIPAISCKIDDKCGSIAPGREADFIVLNKELDLEATYLNGECRYEA, encoded by the coding sequence ATGACGAAATATATTAAAGCAGATAAATTCTTTTTAAAAAGCGGTGTTGTCGGACCGGGTTATATGGCTATTGATGGTCAACATTTTGGTGAATTTTTATCAACAGTGTCAATGGATGTTGAAATCATTGATTACACTGGCAAATGGATTGCGCCAGGATTAGTTGATACTCATATCCATGGTTATTTAAACCACGATATTATGGATGCTGATGCAGAAGGTCTAAAAATTATTTCTGATGCATTATTATCTTGTGGTGTGACATCATTTTTACCAACTACCTTAACATCATCACGTGAGTTATTAACGGATGTGGCGAAAACAATTGGTGAAGTTGCTGGTACCGAACCGGGTGCTAAAATTCAAGGGATTTATTTTGAAGGACCATTCTTTACTGAAAAATATAAAGGGGCGCAAAACCCAAGTTATTTCTCAGATCCAAGTATGGAAATCTTTAATGAATGGCAAGCAGCTTCAGGCGGCTTGATTAAGAAAATTGCTTTAGCGCCAGAACGTGATGGCGTACCAGAATTTGTTGAAGAACTTACAAAACAGGGAATCGTCGTGGCGTTAGGACATAGTGATGCAACCTTAGATGAAGCGCAAAAAGCGGTAGAAGCAGGCGCAAGTGTTTTTGTTCATGCCTTCAATGGGATGCGCGGCTTACACCACCGTGAACCAGGAATGGTTGGTGCGACAATGAGTTTAAATAATGTTTATGCTGAGTTGATTTGTGATGGTCACCATGTTCACCGTAAAGCGATGGATGTATTGATTAAAGCGAAAGGACATGACCACATTGCCTTAATTACAGACTGTATGATGGCAGGTGGAATGCCAGATGGCAACTATATGTTAGGGGAATTCCCAGTTGTTGTAGCTGAAGGAACAGCTCGCTTAGAAAGTGGTAACTTAGCAGGTAGTATCTTGAAATTAAAAGAGGCCTTGAAAAATGTCGTTGATTGGGACTTAGCTAATGTAGAACAAGCTGTTCGCATGACAAGTTTAATTCCTGCAATCAGTTGTAAAATTGATGATAAATGTGGTTCGATTGCGCCAGGACGTGAAGCTGATTTTATCGTGTTAAATAAAGAGTTAGATTTAGAAGCGACTTACTTAAATGGTGAATGTCGTTACGAAGCTTAA
- a CDS encoding FUSC family protein — protein sequence MESSHPRLGYRTLKTGLAVFLCILFFHLFDRGTPMIACLSAVFAMRSDTNETLSFGSYRILGNLLGGAFALVYYFIAHNYQDQFYLELILVPLLVIVLIVAADAIGLNAGIVGATSTLLVIVLTVPANQTFFFALNRILDTIIGTVIALGVNHFIKPQKIQAVDPVVELEQTIVAQQVEIDKLKQQLADKEKA from the coding sequence ATGGAAAGTAGTCATCCACGATTAGGTTACCGCACCTTAAAAACTGGGTTAGCTGTTTTCCTCTGTATTTTATTTTTTCATTTATTTGATCGTGGCACACCTATGATTGCTTGTTTATCTGCTGTCTTCGCCATGAGATCAGACACAAACGAAACCCTATCTTTTGGTTCTTATCGTATCTTAGGTAATTTACTCGGTGGCGCATTTGCCCTAGTTTATTACTTTATTGCTCACAACTACCAAGACCAATTTTATTTAGAATTGATTCTTGTGCCCCTACTCGTCATTGTTTTAATTGTCGCCGCAGATGCGATTGGTTTAAACGCAGGCATTGTCGGTGCTACCTCAACTTTGTTAGTCATCGTCTTAACTGTCCCTGCGAACCAAACTTTTTTCTTCGCCTTAAACAGAATATTGGATACGATTATCGGAACGGTTATTGCACTGGGGGTTAACCACTTTATCAAACCCCAAAAAATTCAAGCCGTTGATCCTGTCGTAGAACTAGAACAAACGATAGTTGCCCAACAAGTTGAAATTGACAAGTTGAAACAACAACTAGCAGACAAAGAAAAAGCTTAG
- a CDS encoding ABC transporter ATP-binding protein produces the protein MSYVKLTDISKFYKMGDTTIVANNKISFEIEKGEFVVILGPSGAGKSTVLNILGGMDKADEGELLVDGSDIAKYSEKRLTTYRRLDVGFVFQFYNLVPNLTAKENIELASQIAPNALDVDQVIEQVGLSHRAGNFPAQLSGGEQQRVAIARALAKNPKLLLCDEPTGALDYETGKQILKLLQDSCRDTGTTVIVITHNSAIAEMADRVIKINDAEVRDIKLNEQPQDVADIEW, from the coding sequence ATGTCTTACGTTAAATTAACAGATATTAGCAAGTTTTATAAAATGGGTGATACGACAATTGTTGCCAACAATAAAATTTCATTCGAAATCGAAAAAGGGGAGTTTGTTGTAATATTGGGGCCAAGTGGTGCTGGGAAATCAACAGTTTTAAATATTCTTGGGGGCATGGACAAAGCCGATGAAGGAGAGCTATTAGTTGATGGTTCGGATATAGCTAAATACAGTGAAAAGCGACTGACAACTTATCGTCGTTTAGATGTGGGCTTTGTCTTCCAATTTTATAATTTAGTGCCTAACTTAACAGCCAAAGAAAATATCGAACTGGCTTCTCAAATTGCACCAAATGCTTTAGATGTAGATCAAGTCATCGAGCAAGTGGGATTAAGTCATCGTGCAGGGAACTTTCCAGCTCAATTATCTGGAGGAGAACAACAGCGTGTGGCAATTGCCCGTGCGCTAGCAAAAAATCCCAAATTGTTATTATGTGACGAACCGACAGGTGCCTTAGATTATGAAACGGGGAAACAAATTTTAAAATTACTCCAAGATAGTTGTCGTGACACTGGTACAACTGTGATTGTGATTACTCATAACTCAGCGATTGCCGAAATGGCAGATCGCGTGATTAAAATTAATGATGCCGAAGTTCGTGATATTAAATTAAATGAACAGCCCCAAGATGTGGCTGATATTGAGTGGTAA
- a CDS encoding acyl-[acyl-carrier-protein] thioesterase: MAKRFTEKHEIPYYECDVTGRLTLPMVLNVLLKTSEAQSDSLNRGVDYLSEMGLGWVITQHELEIKALPRVGEVVNVSTQAATYNKYFCYRDFWIHSESGEEYLHLQTTFIMMNLESRKLTAVPDEVITPFECEKSLKIKRAEKIEFPEFNESREYSVRYTDIDSNQHVNNTKYLEWMIDGLDYDFLTQHQAKQVTMNFDKEIYYGDKALAQTALVQADDVVSYHKIFRGEDQSSTAKIVWG, translated from the coding sequence ATGGCGAAACGTTTTACTGAAAAACATGAAATACCTTACTATGAATGTGATGTTACTGGTAGACTAACACTGCCGATGGTTTTAAATGTGCTATTGAAAACATCAGAGGCCCAAAGTGATAGTTTGAATCGGGGAGTAGATTATTTGTCTGAGATGGGTCTGGGTTGGGTGATTACTCAACATGAATTAGAAATTAAGGCACTGCCTAGAGTCGGTGAAGTTGTAAATGTCAGCACACAAGCAGCAACGTATAATAAGTATTTTTGTTACCGTGATTTTTGGATTCATTCTGAATCGGGAGAAGAATACCTTCACTTACAAACAACCTTTATCATGATGAATTTAGAAAGTCGTAAATTAACTGCTGTACCGGACGAGGTGATTACACCTTTTGAATGTGAAAAATCATTAAAAATTAAACGCGCTGAAAAAATTGAATTTCCAGAATTTAATGAATCACGAGAATATAGTGTTCGTTATACAGATATAGATAGCAATCAGCATGTAAATAATACAAAATACCTAGAATGGATGATTGACGGATTAGATTATGACTTTTTAACACAACACCAAGCGAAACAAGTCACTATGAATTTTGACAAAGAAATTTATTACGGAGATAAAGCCTTGGCTCAAACCGCTCTTGTTCAAGCAGATGACGTGGTAAGTTATCACAAAATATTCCGCGGAGAAGATCAATCCTCAACAGCTAAAATTGTTTGGGGCTAG
- the zwf gene encoding glucose-6-phosphate dehydrogenase, whose product MTDEQTALFTIFGATGDLAQRKLYPSLFRLFRKGFLNDSFAVIGTARRDWSNDVYRNAVSESIQSFQPTSTELAEFISHFYYQAHDVNNSEDYSLLQTLADTLDNKYNLKSNRIFYLAMAPHFFGTITQQLKEQGITTKDGFNRLIIEKPFGSDYQTALSLNNEINAAFEEDQIFRIDHYLGKEMIQNISAIRFGNPLFTSIWNNTYIDNVQVTLAEELGVEDRGGYYDTSGALKDMIQNHTLQVVSLLAMEPPKTFTERDIRSAKIAALNDIKLYSAEEVAENFVRGQYDANPNTGQLAYRQEPNVAPESQTETYVAGKLTIENQRWQGVPFFIRSGKRLSKKETIIHIVFKSDLNPFATKEAAGLLPNNILTIYIQPTEGFSLTLNGKEIGDNFKIEPLKLAFEHSSEALDNSPEAYEKLLLDCLKGDGTNFTHWDEVAQSWRIVDVIRQTWDKQTPDFPNYISGSNGPKCADDLLAKDHAIWI is encoded by the coding sequence ATGACAGATGAACAAACTGCCCTATTTACTATTTTTGGAGCAACAGGTGATTTAGCTCAACGAAAATTATATCCCTCATTATTCAGATTATTTAGAAAAGGTTTCTTAAATGATTCCTTCGCTGTCATTGGAACTGCTCGCCGTGATTGGTCTAATGATGTGTACCGTAACGCTGTTTCTGAAAGCATTCAGTCATTTCAACCAACTAGTACGGAGTTAGCTGAATTTATAAGCCATTTCTATTACCAAGCCCATGACGTTAATAATAGTGAAGACTATAGTCTTCTGCAGACATTAGCAGATACGTTAGATAACAAGTATAACTTAAAAAGCAATCGGATTTTTTACTTAGCAATGGCACCTCATTTCTTCGGAACTATTACGCAACAACTTAAAGAACAAGGCATCACTACAAAAGATGGTTTCAATCGATTAATTATTGAAAAACCTTTTGGTAGTGATTATCAAACTGCGCTTTCCTTAAACAATGAAATTAACGCTGCTTTTGAAGAAGACCAAATTTTCCGTATTGACCATTACTTAGGAAAAGAAATGATTCAAAATATTTCTGCCATTCGCTTTGGCAATCCTTTGTTTACTTCAATTTGGAATAATACCTACATCGATAATGTTCAGGTGACTTTAGCTGAAGAACTTGGTGTTGAAGATCGTGGCGGTTACTACGATACTAGCGGTGCCTTAAAAGATATGATTCAAAACCATACCTTACAAGTTGTTTCTCTACTAGCAATGGAACCACCAAAAACATTTACAGAACGTGATATTCGTTCAGCTAAAATTGCTGCTTTAAATGATATCAAACTCTATTCCGCAGAAGAAGTCGCTGAAAATTTTGTCCGTGGCCAATATGATGCCAATCCAAATACTGGTCAGCTTGCCTATCGTCAAGAACCAAACGTGGCACCTGAATCACAAACGGAAACCTATGTTGCTGGTAAGTTAACGATTGAAAATCAACGTTGGCAAGGTGTGCCTTTCTTTATTCGCTCAGGTAAACGTTTGAGTAAAAAGGAAACAATTATTCACATCGTTTTTAAATCAGATTTAAACCCCTTCGCAACAAAAGAAGCTGCTGGGTTATTACCAAATAACATTCTAACGATTTATATCCAACCGACAGAAGGTTTTTCATTAACCTTGAACGGAAAAGAAATTGGCGATAACTTCAAAATTGAGCCACTTAAATTAGCATTTGAACATTCATCAGAAGCACTTGATAATAGTCCAGAAGCTTATGAGAAGCTATTATTAGACTGTTTAAAAGGTGATGGGACAAACTTTACCCACTGGGATGAAGTCGCTCAATCATGGCGTATTGTCGATGTTATTCGACAAACTTGGGACAAACAAACTCCTGATTTCCCTAATTACATTAGCGGTTCAAATGGTCCAAAATGTGCTGATGATTTATTAGCAAAAGATCACGCTATTTGGATTTAA
- a CDS encoding DNA/RNA non-specific endonuclease — translation MSQKQSHDQNNKNHQNQTHKNNSTNQNKKQPQSFKRENKNTHNKNHQQQNSSNKSSYKEKFNKYKADPNKKPQSSYNKPNKKKKRFTRKQTQQMGAAAVVVLGMAGSAIYNKVMPGSFNKSPNQHQQQNNHSNKRPNNNNGDYIKRDYNKEQPPFNHDNDGTIMGNNPGETDNGKATFTTDELAFTKTGWIKYGALDRQGRPTTAEAVINKDLVDQKKGSSANRDIRPPGFKTGNEPYGHSRGHLIGKQFGGDGNDKRNLVTMIQEPVNSPLMTDYENYVRWAVSYKRETVRMRVTPVYEGNNPVPTDIQIEAQSMGRDNSINFNVTIPNIK, via the coding sequence ATGTCACAGAAACAATCACATGATCAGAACAATAAGAATCATCAAAATCAAACCCATAAAAACAACAGTACTAATCAAAATAAAAAACAACCACAGTCCTTTAAACGTGAAAACAAGAACACTCACAATAAGAACCATCAGCAACAAAACAGCTCTAATAAAAGTTCTTATAAAGAAAAGTTCAATAAATACAAAGCGGATCCAAATAAGAAGCCACAAAGCTCTTACAATAAACCAAATAAGAAGAAAAAACGTTTCACTCGCAAACAAACCCAACAAATGGGTGCTGCCGCAGTGGTCGTATTAGGAATGGCTGGTTCGGCTATCTACAATAAAGTGATGCCGGGATCATTTAACAAATCACCAAACCAACATCAACAACAAAACAATCACTCTAATAAACGCCCAAACAATAATAATGGCGACTATATCAAACGTGATTACAATAAGGAACAACCACCCTTTAACCATGACAACGATGGCACAATCATGGGTAACAACCCTGGTGAAACAGATAATGGGAAAGCCACTTTCACAACAGATGAATTAGCTTTCACTAAGACTGGTTGGATTAAATATGGAGCACTAGATCGCCAAGGCCGTCCAACAACAGCTGAAGCTGTCATTAATAAAGACTTAGTCGATCAGAAAAAAGGCTCATCAGCCAATCGAGATATTCGTCCTCCAGGATTTAAAACTGGGAATGAACCTTATGGACATTCTCGTGGTCACTTAATTGGGAAACAATTTGGTGGTGACGGAAATGATAAACGCAACTTAGTCACAATGATTCAAGAACCTGTAAATAGTCCTTTAATGACTGACTATGAAAACTACGTCCGTTGGGCTGTCAGCTACAAACGTGAAACAGTGCGGATGCGTGTCACACCCGTTTACGAAGGAAATAATCCCGTGCCAACTGATATTCAAATCGAAGCTCAAAGTATGGGCCGCGATAATTCCATCAACTTTAACGTTACGATTCCAAATATAAAATAG
- a CDS encoding metal-dependent transcriptional regulator — protein MTPNKEDYLKLIFELGGYEKKISNKSIVAGLNVSAASVSEMISKLEKDNYVKHSPYQGVQLTDNGLKQASALVRKHRLWEVFLVEHLNYSWNDVHIEAEVLEHVTSSELAERLELFLESPTVCPHGGIIPSKDQVIQEIKHPALSEVAAGQTVRIERVIDETELLDYLVSINLNINDVVTITEIGAYEGSLTLTKADGTHSQLSPKAALNMFVSVVK, from the coding sequence ATGACACCAAATAAAGAAGATTACCTAAAACTAATTTTTGAATTAGGTGGCTACGAAAAAAAAATCAGTAACAAGTCAATCGTTGCGGGTTTAAATGTTTCCGCTGCCTCAGTAAGTGAAATGATTTCAAAATTAGAAAAAGATAATTATGTCAAACACTCTCCTTATCAAGGAGTTCAATTAACAGATAACGGTTTAAAACAAGCCAGTGCCTTAGTTAGAAAACATCGTTTATGGGAGGTTTTCTTAGTCGAACATCTCAATTATTCTTGGAATGATGTTCACATCGAAGCCGAAGTGCTAGAACATGTCACGTCTTCTGAATTGGCCGAACGTCTGGAACTATTCCTAGAATCACCAACTGTTTGCCCACATGGCGGCATTATCCCAAGCAAGGACCAAGTGATTCAAGAAATTAAACACCCTGCCTTAAGCGAGGTTGCGGCTGGACAAACCGTTCGAATTGAACGAGTTATCGATGAAACTGAATTGTTAGATTATCTCGTTTCAATCAATTTAAATATTAATGACGTTGTGACCATTACCGAAATTGGCGCTTACGAAGGTTCATTAACCTTAACAAAAGCTGATGGGACACACTCACAACTCAGTCCTAAAGCAGCCCTGAATATGTTTGTCAGTGTTGTTAAGTAA